Proteins found in one Sporichthya brevicatena genomic segment:
- a CDS encoding addiction module protein: MTSEPHDLLQHALALPPSERAGVAAVLLASLDGEAGDDPQVVDDDWASELAARARRVVDGDSAGTPWQDVRDGLATRLAER, from the coding sequence GTGACCAGCGAGCCGCACGACCTCCTCCAGCACGCCTTGGCCCTGCCCCCCTCTGAGCGGGCCGGAGTCGCGGCGGTGTTGTTGGCGAGCCTGGACGGCGAGGCGGGCGACGACCCTCAGGTCGTCGATGACGACTGGGCCTCGGAACTGGCAGCCCGTGCGCGCCGGGTCGTGGACGGCGACTCGGCCGGCACTCCCTGGCAGGACGTCCGCGACGGCCTGGCCACGCGTCTTGCCGAGCGGTGA
- a CDS encoding methylenetetrahydrofolate reductase — MPDESDFRVICEVEPPTRPDLKHVRHQIGVLAPIADAFLIPDNHIGRATVSSIAVAHEVEAMGGRSVACVNARDRNLLGFRRDLLTAAAYGVDQFLFVHGDKPTAGDRTSELTVGAMLEEARATTDRPAFDGVGPFRLGVTAGLGRRFPRWKQQADFAFVQVSYSTEALVRWREENPVDLPVYAGVMVLASTTMAERLRASIPDIHIPAELVERVRRDPAAGVEAACEQVLALRDSGAYAGVHLIPVSRYREVGARLEAAL; from the coding sequence GTGCCTGACGAGTCTGACTTCCGCGTCATCTGCGAGGTCGAGCCGCCCACCCGGCCGGACCTCAAGCACGTCCGCCACCAGATCGGGGTGCTCGCGCCGATCGCGGACGCGTTCCTGATCCCGGACAACCACATCGGCCGGGCGACCGTCTCGAGCATCGCCGTGGCGCACGAGGTCGAGGCGATGGGGGGCCGGTCGGTGGCGTGCGTGAACGCCCGTGACCGCAACCTGCTCGGCTTCCGCCGGGACCTGCTCACCGCGGCCGCGTACGGGGTCGACCAGTTCCTGTTCGTCCACGGTGACAAGCCGACGGCCGGCGACCGGACCAGCGAGCTCACGGTGGGCGCGATGCTGGAGGAGGCCCGCGCGACCACCGACCGCCCCGCCTTCGACGGGGTCGGCCCGTTCCGCCTCGGCGTCACCGCCGGGCTCGGGCGCCGGTTCCCGCGCTGGAAGCAGCAAGCCGACTTCGCCTTCGTCCAGGTCAGCTACTCCACCGAGGCGCTGGTGCGCTGGCGCGAGGAGAACCCCGTCGACCTGCCGGTCTACGCCGGGGTGATGGTGCTCGCGAGCACGACCATGGCCGAGCGGCTCCGGGCGTCCATCCCCGACATCCACATCCCGGCCGAGCTCGTCGAGCGCGTCCGCCGGGACCCGGCCGCCGGCGTGGAGGCCGCGTGCGAGCAGGTCCTCGCCCTCCGCGACAGCGGCGCCTACGCCGGCGTCCACCTGATCCCGGTCAGCCGCTACCGCGAGGTCGGCGCCCGCCTCGAAGCCGCGCTCTGA
- a CDS encoding DUF6932 family protein translates to MLPPFDPVGRLPDGEYEADWQEIVERFGWNERRRRLLDGLAEAIDLLVAAGCKRVWLNGSFVTAKDEPADFDACWDTDGVDLEVLDPLLLDLSGGRVSQKQRFGGELFPNVVETGSGLSFAEFFRNDRDTGRKGIVVLRIGETP, encoded by the coding sequence GTGCTGCCGCCGTTCGATCCCGTGGGCCGGCTCCCGGACGGCGAGTACGAGGCCGACTGGCAGGAGATCGTGGAGCGCTTCGGGTGGAACGAGCGCCGACGGCGCCTGCTGGATGGGCTCGCCGAGGCGATCGATCTGTTGGTCGCCGCCGGGTGCAAGCGGGTGTGGCTCAACGGCAGCTTCGTCACCGCGAAGGACGAGCCGGCGGACTTCGATGCCTGCTGGGACACCGACGGCGTCGACCTGGAGGTGCTGGACCCGCTGCTGCTGGACCTGTCCGGCGGCCGCGTCTCGCAAAAGCAGCGCTTCGGTGGCGAGCTGTTCCCGAACGTCGTCGAAACCGGCTCTGGGTTGAGCTTCGCGGAGTTCTTCCGCAACGACCGGGACACCGGCCGGAAGGGGATCGTCGTGCTGAGGATCGGAGAGACGCCGTGA
- a CDS encoding type II toxin-antitoxin system RelE/ParE family toxin codes for MKRRVLFESEAAAELTDAAHWYDDQHPGLGSAFLAAVEAAVCDIDQWPDAAPLISGFPVDLPVRQAAVRRFPYRVAYLVIDDVIRVLAVAHTRRKPRYWTDRTGWGDEPNASE; via the coding sequence GTGAAGCGCAGGGTCCTCTTCGAGTCGGAGGCCGCTGCCGAACTTACCGACGCGGCGCACTGGTACGACGATCAGCATCCCGGTCTCGGGTCGGCGTTCCTTGCGGCGGTCGAGGCCGCTGTCTGCGACATCGACCAGTGGCCCGATGCGGCCCCGTTGATCTCCGGCTTCCCGGTCGACCTGCCGGTGCGCCAGGCCGCGGTGCGCCGCTTCCCGTATCGGGTGGCCTATCTGGTGATCGATGACGTGATCCGCGTTCTCGCGGTCGCGCACACGCGGCGCAAGCCGCGCTACTGGACCGACCGCACCGGCTGGGGTGACGAACCGAACGCCTCCGAGTAG
- a CDS encoding helix-turn-helix domain-containing protein, with amino-acid sequence MEKAEPKAPKEGRRERRKTEARERLLAAARQVLAEGGEANLRIGDVTERADIGFGTFYSHFESKEALVEAVLLEVMASVSAMIGTKALEFDDAAETAAFAYRRFVRFAAEQPELAAVMTKLEGADTKFEESLLPYARKTLERGMETGRFAIGDLELALTSVSAAGFAAIKGVLAGRFGPDADSAGAEMMLRAFGVPAAEATEIAHRPMPALELDA; translated from the coding sequence GTGGAGAAAGCGGAACCGAAGGCGCCGAAAGAGGGGCGCCGTGAGCGCCGCAAGACCGAGGCGCGGGAGCGGCTGCTCGCGGCGGCGCGCCAGGTGCTCGCCGAGGGCGGCGAGGCCAACCTGCGGATCGGTGACGTCACCGAACGCGCCGACATCGGGTTCGGCACTTTCTACAGCCACTTCGAGTCCAAGGAAGCCCTCGTCGAGGCCGTCCTGCTCGAGGTGATGGCCAGCGTGTCCGCGATGATCGGCACCAAGGCGCTGGAGTTCGACGACGCCGCCGAGACCGCAGCGTTCGCCTACCGCCGCTTCGTCCGCTTCGCCGCCGAGCAGCCCGAGCTCGCCGCGGTGATGACCAAACTCGAGGGCGCCGACACCAAGTTCGAGGAGTCCCTGCTCCCCTACGCGCGCAAGACCCTGGAGCGCGGGATGGAGACTGGCCGCTTCGCCATCGGGGACCTCGAACTCGCGCTGACCTCGGTCTCCGCCGCGGGCTTCGCCGCGATCAAGGGCGTCCTCGCCGGCCGCTTCGGTCCCGACGCCGACTCCGCGGGCGCCGAGATGATGCTCCGCGCCTTCGGCGTCCCCGCCGCCGAGGCGACCGAGATCGCCCACCGCCCGATGCCCGCGCTCGAACTCGACGCCTGA
- a CDS encoding helix-turn-helix transcriptional regulator produces the protein MITNEVQYRATKAHLATFEEAAANLETKSATGHAAKLAQLELDAVRAQADDLRAELAEYDLLRSGQVTTFEAGSLAEVATLLVKARIARGWTQRQLADALGVAEQQVQRYESTGYRSASLARICDVADALGVTVTERAVLGTNSAA, from the coding sequence GTGATCACCAACGAGGTGCAGTACCGCGCGACCAAGGCGCACCTGGCCACGTTCGAGGAGGCCGCGGCGAACCTGGAGACCAAGAGCGCGACCGGGCATGCGGCGAAGCTGGCTCAGCTCGAACTGGACGCCGTCCGGGCCCAGGCCGACGACCTGCGCGCCGAGCTTGCCGAGTACGACCTGCTCCGCTCGGGGCAGGTCACGACCTTCGAGGCCGGTTCCCTGGCCGAGGTGGCTACCCTGCTGGTCAAGGCGCGCATCGCCCGGGGATGGACCCAGCGCCAGCTCGCCGATGCACTAGGTGTCGCCGAGCAGCAGGTCCAGCGCTACGAGTCCACCGGCTACCGGTCAGCGAGCCTGGCACGCATCTGCGACGTGGCCGACGCGTTGGGCGTGACGGTCACCGAGCGCGCGGTCCTGGGTACGAACAGCGCCGCCTGA